The genomic interval ATGCCAAACCCGTGGTGTTCGAACACGACTCGACACGCGACGTCTACTTCATCGGCAACCGCACCGGGTACACAGGGATCTTCCGGAAGAACCTGGACGACCCCAACCCCGAAGCGGATGCCGTCAATGTGATCGAAGGGGAACGATCGGATGAATTCGAGGCATTCCATCCGTTCAAGAGCGGGATCGATGTCTCGGCCCGCGGACTCCTGGCCTTTGCAACGAAGAGCGGCGAGCGCGATGCCCTCCACCTCTACGACGTCCGCGCCAACGAACTCGTCACAAGCTTCCGGTTCGCCGGCCTCGTCAGCATCGGTTCAACCTCATGGTCGGCGGACGGACGGCGCGTCGCCTTTTCGGCCATCGACAAGGGCGGCCAGAACGATCTGTATGTCCTGGATACGGAGTCGCGCTCACTGCGCCGCCTGACCAACGACTACTATGACGACCGCGACCCGGCGTGGTCGCCGCGCGGCGACACCCTCGTGTTCAGTTCCGATCGTACCACGTACGGCGACAGGGGGCGGTACAATCTGTTCCTGTACGATCTCACCAACGGGAACATCTCGTACCTCACATGCGGCCCGTGGAGCGACAGCTCGCCGGCCTGGTCGCGCGACGGTTCCCTTCTGGCATTCACGTCCGACATCGAGGGGACGAGCAATATCTGGATGATGGACATGACGAGACGGTTCTCCGGGGGGATCCGCAGCATGACGCGCGTGTCCGCATTCGTCACCTCGGCATTCGACCCGACCTGGACATCGAATGGCGAGCTGGTATTCACGACGTTCGAGAAATTCAGCTTCCGCATCGCGTCGTTGAAGAATGCCCGGGCGGTCTTCGACACATCCACCACCGTGCGGACCCTTGACCTCATGGACCGCACCCGGCCGTGGGAAGCAACGATGCTCTCGGCCCACTCCGAGGTGCAGCGCCTCAAATACCGCGGCGACTACAGTCTGGATGTGGCGCAGAGCGCGATCTCCACCGACCCGGTCTTCGGGACCGCCGGCGGGGCCTTCGTGGCCCTGAGCGATGTCCTGGGGAACGACCAGTACTACTTCCTTCTCTATAATACTGCACAATCCCAGGACGAACTGCTGTCCAGCTTCAATATTGCGATCTCCCGCGTCTCCCTCAGCCAGCGCACCAGCTTCGCATACGGGATCTACCGGTTCACAGGCCGCCGGTACGATCTCTCGGCCAGGGAAGAGTTCTATTACGAGCGTGTCTTCGGCGGCTATTTCGCGACAAGCTATCCGCTGACGAAGTTCGAGCGGCTCGAGACCGGCCTCAGCCTGAGCAATTCCAACCGCGAGATCGACGGCACGTTCGAAGAACGGAAGGCGTTGCTCCTTTCGAATTCGATCGCCTTCACGCACGACAACTCGCTCTGGGGCCCGAGCGGGCCGCTCGATGGGACCCGCTTCAATCTCACCCTCGCCTATACGTCGGACATCCAGTATTCCAATGTCAACTACTTCTCCGTCATCGCGGACTACAGGCACTATGCACGCCTCTCGCAGCGGAGCGCGTTCGCCTCGCGCTTCTGGCTCTTCTACAACCACGGCAAGGAATCGCGCAGATTCGTGATGGGCGGCAGCTGGGACCTCCGCGGATGGGAACGATGGAGCATACGAGGCGAGAAA from Ignavibacteriota bacterium carries:
- a CDS encoding PD40 domain-containing protein, producing the protein MTRTSVNLIILLALLILPSTLSAQFFYFGRNKVQYTDFAWHVLKTEHFDIYYYPEMKDLAERGAFFAEEAYRDLEVKFNHSLNMRVPLILYSSHLHFQQTNTTGGFIPEGVGGFFEFLKGRVVIPSDGSVYQFRHVIRHELVHVFMHSKVSRVLVDHRKTQDRYPPLWFIEGLAEYWSTAWDAQAEMVMRDAVLNDIAVGLEDMGRIYGSFLMYKEGQKALTYIGRKYGEEKILLLMENFWKEPSFSDVLRITIGKTFKEFDEEWLYSLKKEYYPLLASHDQPSQVTHRIARDGFNAKPVVFEHDSTRDVYFIGNRTGYTGIFRKNLDDPNPEADAVNVIEGERSDEFEAFHPFKSGIDVSARGLLAFATKSGERDALHLYDVRANELVTSFRFAGLVSIGSTSWSADGRRVAFSAIDKGGQNDLYVLDTESRSLRRLTNDYYDDRDPAWSPRGDTLVFSSDRTTYGDRGRYNLFLYDLTNGNISYLTCGPWSDSSPAWSRDGSLLAFTSDIEGTSNIWMMDMTRRFSGGIRSMTRVSAFVTSAFDPTWTSNGELVFTTFEKFSFRIASLKNARAVFDTSTTVRTLDLMDRTRPWEATMLSAHSEVQRLKYRGDYSLDVAQSAISTDPVFGTAGGAFVALSDVLGNDQYYFLLYNTAQSQDELLSSFNIAISRVSLSQRTSFAYGIYRFTGRRYDLSAREEFYYERVFGGYFATSYPLTKFERLETGLSLSNSNREIDGTFEERKALLLSNSIAFTHDNSLWGPSGPLDGTRFNLTLAYTSDIQYSNVNYFSVIADYRHYARLSQRSAFASRFWLFYNHGKESRRFVMGGSWDLRGWERWSIRGEKLWLTSHELRFPFIDELSVRFPFFGLSFFSFRGALFFDAGGAWDREYGQTLGSAGGGIRVNLGGVLVLRYDIGKRIEDNFTHFQDGIFHQFFFGWDF